One Synechococcus sp. PROS-9-1 DNA window includes the following coding sequences:
- the pyrR gene encoding bifunctional pyr operon transcriptional regulator/uracil phosphoribosyltransferase PyrR, with product MADRDVGDDRIEILSADDLRKTVTRLASQVLESVPTVESLVLLGIPTRGVQLAGVIASSLKDQSGHAVATGTLDPTFHRDDLGRVGVRMVQATDLPVSVEGRDVVLVDDVVFTGRTVRAALEAIQAWGRPRRVSLLVMVDRGHRELPIQPDFCGRVVPTRRSESIELRLLALDGEEGVFLRRVNENNPE from the coding sequence ATGGCAGATCGAGACGTTGGGGATGATCGGATTGAAATTCTCTCTGCGGATGACTTGCGAAAAACTGTGACGCGCCTGGCGTCTCAGGTTTTGGAGTCTGTGCCAACCGTTGAATCTCTGGTGCTTCTGGGGATCCCAACCCGCGGCGTTCAATTGGCTGGTGTCATTGCTAGCTCATTGAAAGATCAGAGCGGTCACGCTGTTGCCACTGGCACGCTCGACCCCACCTTCCATCGCGACGATTTAGGTCGAGTGGGTGTGCGCATGGTCCAGGCCACCGACCTTCCCGTGAGCGTGGAGGGAAGGGATGTTGTGCTCGTCGATGACGTTGTCTTTACGGGGCGAACTGTGAGAGCCGCGCTGGAGGCAATCCAGGCCTGGGGCAGACCACGCCGAGTTTCCTTGCTGGTCATGGTGGACAGAGGCCATCGGGAATTGCCAATTCAGCCGGATTTCTGCGGCAGGGTTGTGCCGACGCGTCGATCGGAAAGCATCGAACTGCGCCTGCTTGCCCTGGATGGGGAGGAGGGCGTTTTCCTTCGACGCGTCAATGAAAACAACCCTGAATGA
- the gpmI gene encoding 2,3-bisphosphoglycerate-independent phosphoglycerate mutase translates to MNVPNNLETNLLRNGSVAPVVLAILDGWGICDSTEHNAIRSASTPVIDALWHAYPHALIEASGSHVGLPDGQMGNSEVGHLTIGAGRIIRQELVRISETVREKRLGGTSALQSVAERLRNTGGTLHLLGLCSDGGVHSHVDHVCGLLEWAEEEGLKNVAIHAITDGRDTPTQSAPTHLSKIQAAISSHGIGRIASLCGRYWAMDRDHRWERTERAFALLTDPDLDRNDNEPSSVLASSYAKGITDEFLEPVRFSDDPLRDGDALLMFNFRPDRARQIVQALTLPEFEGFKRIHQPTLDVVTFTQYETDLPVSVVFPPESLDQLLGQVVADAGLKQYRTAETEKYPHVTYFMNGGIEQPLQGEKRHLVPSPRVATYDQAPEMSADTLTESCVAAIQQGEHSLVVINYANPDMVGHTGMMEAAKQAIETVDRCIGKLLDAVGRMGGTLLITADHGNAERMQGPDGQAWTAHTTNPVPVILIEGEKRKVQGLGNSICLRENGGLADIAPTLLQLLNLDKPKAMTGISLIEPIEASAPAKTKLPQPV, encoded by the coding sequence GTGAACGTACCGAACAACCTCGAAACGAATCTTCTCCGCAACGGTTCCGTTGCACCTGTGGTTCTTGCGATCCTGGATGGCTGGGGGATCTGTGACTCGACTGAGCACAATGCCATTCGCAGCGCGTCAACTCCTGTCATCGATGCGCTCTGGCATGCCTATCCCCATGCGCTTATTGAAGCGAGCGGATCTCATGTGGGTCTCCCCGACGGTCAGATGGGGAATTCAGAAGTAGGCCATCTCACCATTGGAGCCGGGCGGATCATCCGTCAAGAATTGGTGCGTATCAGTGAAACCGTGCGCGAGAAGCGGCTTGGCGGCACCTCAGCTCTTCAATCGGTCGCCGAACGTCTACGCAACACTGGTGGCACCCTCCATCTGCTCGGCCTCTGCTCCGATGGCGGCGTACATAGCCATGTAGACCACGTTTGTGGACTTCTCGAATGGGCAGAAGAAGAGGGTCTGAAGAACGTCGCTATCCACGCCATCACAGACGGTCGAGACACCCCGACCCAAAGCGCACCAACACACCTGAGCAAAATCCAAGCCGCGATCAGCAGTCATGGGATTGGCCGCATTGCCAGTCTGTGCGGCCGCTACTGGGCGATGGATCGAGACCATCGCTGGGAGAGAACAGAACGGGCTTTTGCCTTACTGACCGATCCTGATTTGGACCGTAACGACAATGAGCCCTCGTCCGTCTTGGCCAGCAGCTACGCCAAAGGCATCACCGACGAATTCTTAGAACCCGTTCGCTTCTCCGACGATCCACTTCGAGATGGTGATGCGTTGCTGATGTTTAACTTCCGTCCAGATCGAGCCAGACAGATTGTTCAGGCCCTCACACTCCCGGAGTTTGAAGGCTTCAAGCGCATTCATCAGCCAACGCTGGATGTCGTAACGTTTACGCAATATGAAACTGATCTGCCTGTCTCCGTTGTCTTTCCACCCGAATCACTCGATCAGCTTCTGGGGCAGGTGGTCGCAGATGCCGGCCTGAAGCAGTACCGCACAGCAGAAACTGAGAAATATCCCCATGTCACCTACTTCATGAATGGGGGAATAGAACAACCCCTTCAAGGAGAAAAGAGGCACCTCGTTCCCTCTCCCCGTGTCGCCACCTACGACCAAGCACCTGAGATGTCAGCCGACACTCTCACCGAAAGCTGTGTTGCTGCGATCCAGCAGGGTGAGCACTCCCTCGTTGTGATCAACTATGCCAACCCAGACATGGTGGGACATACCGGCATGATGGAAGCCGCGAAGCAAGCGATTGAGACTGTTGATCGCTGCATCGGCAAACTCCTGGATGCCGTGGGGCGAATGGGTGGCACGTTGCTGATCACTGCAGACCACGGAAACGCAGAGCGCATGCAAGGACCAGATGGTCAAGCCTGGACAGCACACACCACCAATCCAGTCCCAGTCATTTTGATCGAGGGCGAGAAACGCAAGGTCCAAGGATTGGGGAATTCCATTTGCCTCCGTGAGAATGGAGGGCTTGCCGACATTGCGCCAACGCTTCTTCAGCTGCTCAATCTGGACAAACCCAAAGCCATGACGGGAATCTCCTTGATTGAACCAATCGAAGCCTCAGCTCCAGCCAAGACCAAGCTGCCTCAACCCGTTTAA
- a CDS encoding ferredoxin-thioredoxin reductase variable chain, with product MQPGDKVVVSTSVVVFNHPQHRGESFDMEGSEGEVFKVLDDWKGRPISPTLPVVVAFGRYKAHFRADELTPAS from the coding sequence ATGCAGCCGGGTGACAAGGTTGTCGTCTCCACCAGTGTTGTTGTTTTCAATCACCCCCAACATCGTGGAGAAAGTTTCGATATGGAAGGAAGTGAGGGAGAGGTTTTCAAGGTGCTCGACGATTGGAAGGGACGTCCAATCAGCCCAACCCTTCCTGTCGTTGTGGCTTTTGGCCGTTATAAAGCCCACTTCCGAGCTGACGAGCTGACCCCGGCGAGTTAA
- the secG gene encoding preprotein translocase subunit SecG produces the protein MLTTVLSWVWIGSGAVLILLVLLHSPKGNGMGGIAASGSSSFTSSSSAEATLNRITWTTLSFFLALAVILSAGWLG, from the coding sequence ATGCTTACGACTGTTCTCTCTTGGGTTTGGATCGGCAGTGGCGCCGTTCTGATTCTTCTTGTTCTCTTGCATAGTCCCAAAGGGAATGGAATGGGAGGGATTGCGGCAAGTGGAAGTTCATCGTTCACCAGCTCTAGTAGTGCAGAAGCAACCCTCAATCGCATTACCTGGACAACACTTTCATTTTTCCTAGCTTTAGCTGTCATTTTGAGCGCAGGCTGGCTCGGCTAA